The genomic stretch gttgttgattattgttggtgttgttatAATTGTTGGTTTTTCCATATGTTGAataatttataaaattatttgAATAAATAATACACTTTTTTTATAACTTATTAAAATTTTATTGAGAATGctatatttttttttcaaatctCTAAGATATTCGATCACCACATCACATTAAAGTTTAAAttattttttctgaattttttcGTTTTGGTTAATTCATAGAGTATTATTTCTTTCATCCTATGATGCGTAATCCAATTGACTATTTCATATATAAATtgaaaaaataataaatgaaaggaaaaaaagtatttttattaaaatactcTTATCATATATTAGAAGTgataatataaaatattaatcaaagataaaattcaaatatatatatatatatatatatatatatatatatatatatatatatatatattaaaaattaaaataaagaatAGTATTTTGTTTCAAATGAATAATGAGAGGGAGAAAGTATATCTATTTGGGAACATCACGGACTAGTAACTTTTATTGAATCAATACCAATAATTGTACTGCGAGACAATCAATGACCATCAATGACATTGCTTTTTTTAGTTGAAATGATAATAAGACAATCAATGACATTGCCTTTTTGTCAGTTGAAATGATAAATAATAGTAAGACAATCTATGGCATTCACTTATTTAGCTTAACAGAGTAAATGATACAGTAAAACTTGATCATATGCTCGACTTAACAAAGTTTTATattttgtatttttcattttaaaAGGCTTCGCTATAAAACTTTGTTTTAAATTCAGTTTGGTAGTAACTACTTATTTTTAAAAATATCAATCTATATTAATATGCATAATTGTAAGTATTGATTTTAAAgataaattaatataattaaaacaatatatattttattttaaagCTCTAACTCAAGGaataaatattaatattattatattGAATGAAAAACAAGAGTAGAATATATGTTTCATGCAAGAAAAATACATTTATTAATCTTTTATAACAGTTATATTTAAGACACGACTTTTTGTCTATAAATAACAAGATAAGAGAAGCCAACTTCACCACCAAAATCGTTTACAATATTGTTCAAGATATTTTGTTTTCTATCACTATGGATTCGTCATCTTCTTTACACATAGCAATGTATCCATGGTTTGCCATGGGCCATCAAACTGCATTCATTCACCTAGCTAACAAGTTAGCAAAAAAAGGTCACACCGTCACTTTTTTCACACCTAAATCAGCACGATCTAAATTACAACCATTCAATCTCCACCCTCAATCAATCACTTTTGTCACTATCACAGTTCCTCATGTTGAAGGTCTTCCTCCCAATGCAGAAACAACAGCTGATGTCCCTTTCCCTTTACAACCACACATCATGACAGCCATGGATCTAACACAACCCGACATCCAAACTCATCTCACTAATCTCAAACCTCACATTGTTTTCTACGATTTCACGCATTGGATTCCATCTTTAACCAAACGTTTAGGCATCAAAGCTATTCATTATTGCACTGCTAGTTCGGTTATGGTTGGTTATACTCTAACACCAGCTAGATATTTAAAGGGAACAAGTTTAACAGAATTTGATCTCATGGAACCTCCTTCTGGTTACCCTGATTCATCAATCAAGCTTTATAATCATGAAGCTAAAATCTTTGTTGCTAAAAGGAAAGAAATTTTCGGTAGCAATGTGCTTTTCTATGATAGACAAGCCATTTCTTTGAATGAAGCCGATGCATTGGGATTCAGAACATGCAAAGAAATTGAAGGGCCTTATCTTGATTACATACATAAACAATTTAACAAACCGGTTCTAACTTCAGGACCTGTTATACTTGAAAAACCAAATTCTGTTTTAGATGAAAATTGGTCTACTTGGCTTGCTGGATTCAAGACGGATTCAGTTGTTTATTGTTGTTTTGGAAGTGAATGTGTTTTAAGACCAAATCTATTTCAAGAATTAATGCTCGGTCTTGAGTTAACCGGTATACCATTTTTTGCAGCTTTGAAGCCACCTTTTGGTTTTGCAACATTGGAAGAAGCATTACCAGAAGGGTTTGCAGAAAGAACGAAAGGAAGAGGTGTTGTTTATGGTGGTTGGGTACAGCAGCAACTGATTTTGGAACATCCTTCTGTTGGATGTTTCATTACACATTGTGGTTCGGGTTCTTTATCTGAGGCATTGGTGAATAAATGTCAATTGGTTTTGCTGCCAAATTATGGTGACCAAATATTGAATGCTAGGATGATGGGAAATAACTTGAAAGTTGGTGTAGAAGTCGAGAAAGGTGAAGATGGTTTGTATACTAAGGATAGTGTTTGTAAAGCTGTGAGTATTGTGATGGAGGATGAGAATGAAACCAGTAAGAAAGTGAGGGTTAATCATGCTAAGATTAGAGAGATGTTGCTTAATGAAGATCTTGAATCATCTTATATTGATGATTTCTGCAACAAGCTTCAAGAGATTGTTGGAAAAAAGAATTGATTCATCTTTAgataatttaatttaatttaattatttcTAGTAATTTAAGTTTGTTTTGGATTTGTTTTGTGTATTTTTTAATGTATAAATATCTTTGTATGGTCATCACCATAAACAAATGATTCAATGTTAGTAATAGTAATACCTCAGTATCTCTTATGTCCATTCATAGTTATCAATTGAATTGAATTGAATTGGGTTGATGAGGCTTTATTTTGATTGTGCATAATTTTTAGGTATGAATCTAGTACTAACATTCATATGAATTAATTTTACCAAATAAATGAGGTGATATTAAAAAAGAACTCTCTTATACTTTCTTCTTTACAACTAGTAAAATACTGTGTGGACTCACGACTATGGTTTGATACGCTTAATTGTACACAAATTAAGAAAATAatcaaatttaaaaaaaatgatctaaaaaaataataagtttttttatataaaaataatatcgtttataaaaatatattaagATTAACCATAGATTATTTTCCGTATTTTGACATCATTTATAAAAGATATTTGAATTAGTAATGCATTTTTTCTCGTATATAAATTTAATACTGTTTATAAAAGGTATTTGAAATAACTCTATCATTTTTCCATATATTGACATCATTTATAAAATTATTTGAATAAATAATAcacttttttttataaattattaaaattttattgagaatgctatatatatatatatatatatatatatatatatatatatattcaaatcTCTAACATATTGGATCACCACATTAAAGTTTAAGTTGTTTTTTCTGTACTTTTTAGTTTTGGTTAGTTTTTAGAGTATTATTCCTTCCATATGATATGCATAATCCAATTGATTATttcatatataaatttaaaaaatgaaaaaaaaaatgatatttttattaaaatattcttattatatattaaaaatgataaatataatattaattaaaaagtaaaattcaattgacagaaaaaatagtaaatgaaaaaaagaaaataatatttttactaAAATACTTTAATTATATATTAGAAATAATgaatataatattaattaaagataaaattcaaaaatatatattaaaaacTAAAATAAAGAATAGTATTTAGTTTCAAATGAATAATGAGAGGGATGAAGTATATATGTATTTGGGAACATCACGGACTATTATTGAATCAATACCAATAATTGTACTACAAGACAATCAATGACAATCAATGACTGCCTTCTTTAGTTGAAATGACAAGACAATCAATCACATTCACTGATTTATCAAAGTTTTATATTTTGTATTCTTCGTTTTAAAAGGCTTCGCAATAAAACTTTGTTTTAAATTCAGTTTGGTAGTAACTAGTTATTTTTTAACATAATTTTAgtaaatattttattaatttatttcaaaacatatttaaaatagcttttaaatttatgttttttagtttgtcatttttctttattgttaagtttattattaaaattaaaatttatttttatttattatactttaaaataaaataaatattttttaaatacaCGAATAGAAAAAATTTATAGTTAAAAcaaattatgaattttttaatatattttttctCCATTCTTTTTTTTTCCACTTCATCTTACTCTATTTTCTTTATGCGTCGATTTCAACAAGAAGAGGCGCTAATgcatctgctacctgctctcgaagataatggaacctcatctcgatgtgcttgctttGACCATGTGttatcggattcttcgccagattgatagctgacatgttgtcgattttcatggtaattgctccatgactcttcgttgttatctcttcgaccagattcaccatccatctTGCTTGACATGCATAAAGAGAAGCAGTTATGTATTCTACTTCACACGATGATAATTCCACtactggctcttttctcgaactccaagcaactggtgcaccactgatgacactgaaattcatcgtattttcgactccgatttcgcatgcattttagttgttttattgttattttgttatgttattactatgtttttctttgttttcaggttttcagtctaatcggagccccgattgagaaaaggagcgaaaatgagctaaaaagtcaaaaaatcagcattttacacttgtggctcccactgtggcgggcgccatgggtccagccatgacgtgtcccaGTTTCAACCTCTCCCCAACTGCCACATCTCCCACTATCTCCACTTGGGCGCCACAATTTCCtcatgtggcgggcgccatgatgttgtggcgggcgccacaagaacaaaatgGTTCCCGCCCATTTTCAAACTTAGGGGCATCCTTGTAATTTATGTATTtttccttgcctataaatagagctttgatttcatttgtttcttcATCCAAACTGAGTTACAACTAGGCATATAGGAGTATTgtgtaaaagtggtaatcgcttcacatcaGAGTGTTGCCACAatgtgtaatcgagtctgtaatcgagtttggagcactttggaaggagGTTTAATCCTGTCGCCATTTTCATTTATGTTACGCACTTTATTCGACCCTCtgattggagcaggttttattgttttacctttgtctactttactttcccgcacaacctttattttgtttactttcccgcactgcctttattttgtttactttcccgcacaacctttattttgtttactttcccgcactgtctttattttgtttactttcccgcactcgcactttactttgtttatttctcgcactgcactattttcctttatttcttgcatcgcactacttttatttactttcctgcACTCACACTTATTACCTTTTAAAAGTCTTTTATTTATCCGTTTTtatgataaaaattaaaatgcatttttactttaccatgtctagataaacctataaaggttagaatttaaggatcgtaattgaaccgataatccgtacaattgttcgtagaaacacttaagggctattttgactttcaacttaagtttttCCGCACTTgatttccgttgggtaagatcgaaagtcgtccgacgtctgtttaaacttagttgtttttaactatttcaaatacagcgatagcgctttgtttagttcattaggagtttttaacttcaaaaaaaagtgattttaaaactattttcggatgcgtttataagtttagagtctggttcgtgagaacctcttttggttaagaaatctaggtcaaaataattttcaactaagtcaagatactatatttcttaaaaataggtttactactctaacgcaatgcgcaccttttataagtgacaataagagggtttgattatggagtacaactcggttctgaatacgcgaaagcgacagttcccgttaaattggttctttttAAAGTAGGAAATAatgcccataagtaattctattagcaagtacttggattatcaattgattatgtgaattacattcgaacctgtctttattaattgaatttaatttaatactttatttttcattgtgcactcttaaaaaccctatttcgattaccttagataaacaccgtaacaatagataacgatagattgacttttggtctctgtggattcgacaatcttttatattactctgacgcgttcgtatacttgcgaaaaacacgcatcaagtttttggcgccgttgccggggaccaattttgtcaaatttcgtaccctgttgttatatcgtttagacttaggttgtTACCTGTCGGTCAATGCGAAGGACTCGTAGCACCGGAAGCTTAGTAGATCCTCTGGAGGAACCTGAAAGTTACGCTCGCGCATGTTTATTTttccatagaattaggagagctatggtcgaagatcaaaatcaaagacctcttaaggatttcgcccaaccatccaacgaagaacctagttctagtatagtaaagccaaccatcccagctaataatttcgaacttaaaccctccctgttgcaactagtgcaacagagacaattcgcaggtcttgctactgagaacccaaaccaacatttaaaaatctttctccaattagcagacacttttaaaaccaatggagcttctcctgaggcaatccgtttaagattactccctttctccctcagagataaagccctatcatggttaggttcccttccacccaattccataACAACTTGGGAAAACCTTAGAAAAGTATTCCTTGCTATatactttcccccaagtaagaccgtCGTTCTACGAAACCAAATAACCAGATTTacccagaaccaaggagaatcgttgttcgaagcttgggagagatataaagagctgttaagagcatgcccacatcatggtttaaaaaattggttaatcattcagaccttctataatggacttcactataacactaagatgaccatcgacgctgccgcaggtggcgcactaatgaacaaaccttatcctgaagctagtgccctcatcgaagatatggctcaaaaccatcaatcatggggagttgaacgagcgacagttgagaaaaaggaagcccaaggaggagtacataagttaagctctatagacatgatgcaagctaaaatggacgcgtTAGCCCTCAAGGTTGAGCATATGTGTATAAACCTGAATACTGCAGCTacagtttcgtcggattgtgagatatgtggaaccaaaggacaccaatctgcaaAATGCAGTCTCTTAAACGAAACCaactctgagcaagtgaactacgcccaagggaacccatattcgaatacctacaaccctggatggaggaatcacccgaacttctcctataagaacaataaccctatccaaaatactgcacctccgagacaaccaggttaccaagccccaagactaaatcaacctatgcaacctgtgccaccaaagccgagccttgagaaaattatggaaaattttatcactgctcaaacccaacaaaacaaagagttcatgaaccagaacattcacgttaatgaactgattacccagttaggaaccaaggttgaccaaatagttactcacaataagatgcttgaaaccaAGATCTCTCAACCAAGCCCTccagactacacctggaggacagtttcctagacaacctcaacaaaatccgagaggacaagccaatgccattaccatacaaAGTGGATCCGCTTATGATGAACCATTtaacccaagattgagtgaacccaaaacttctaaggaatataccgaACCCACGGATGAAGTGAAGGAACCAGAGGAATATGAAAAacaggaaggtcaagaaaaaggagaagaatctaaagacaaaacttatgtaccacccccgTCACACAAACCACCGATACCATATCCATAAAGACTCAAACAGacccagatcaataaccagtatcagaaattcattaaggttatagaaaaacttcacgtagaaatccctttcacagaagccatcacccaaataccttcttatgcaaaatttctcaaagacatccttaccaacaaacgtagactcAACAATCCGAAGCCCTTGGAATGCAATTCTATTTCCGAGAATAAGGtagccaaaaaagataaagatcctggaaatttctccattccttgtattttgggaagtcatgtcattgaaaaagcttttctagacttaggagctagtgtgagtttaatgcctttagcagtttgtgagaggttaaacttaggagaattacaacctaccaagatgtcacttcaattagccgatagatctgttaagtattcgataggcatattagaagatgtccctgttaggataggtcagttatttatccctactgattttgttgtcatggacattaaagaggatgatgatataccaatccttctaggtagaccgttcttatcaactgcaggagccataatagatgtcaatAGAGGAAAGTTaacctttgaggtaggtgacgagaagatagaatttatactttcaaaatttct from Lathyrus oleraceus cultivar Zhongwan6 chromosome 7, CAAS_Psat_ZW6_1.0, whole genome shotgun sequence encodes the following:
- the LOC127107327 gene encoding UDP-glycosyltransferase 79B30, with protein sequence MDSSSSLHIAMYPWFAMGHQTAFIHLANKLAKKGHTVTFFTPKSARSKLQPFNLHPQSITFVTITVPHVEGLPPNAETTADVPFPLQPHIMTAMDLTQPDIQTHLTNLKPHIVFYDFTHWIPSLTKRLGIKAIHYCTASSVMVGYTLTPARYLKGTSLTEFDLMEPPSGYPDSSIKLYNHEAKIFVAKRKEIFGSNVLFYDRQAISLNEADALGFRTCKEIEGPYLDYIHKQFNKPVLTSGPVILEKPNSVLDENWSTWLAGFKTDSVVYCCFGSECVLRPNLFQELMLGLELTGIPFFAALKPPFGFATLEEALPEGFAERTKGRGVVYGGWVQQQLILEHPSVGCFITHCGSGSLSEALVNKCQLVLLPNYGDQILNARMMGNNLKVGVEVEKGEDGLYTKDSVCKAVSIVMEDENETSKKVRVNHAKIREMLLNEDLESSYIDDFCNKLQEIVGKKN